One window of Eublepharis macularius isolate TG4126 chromosome 17, MPM_Emac_v1.0, whole genome shotgun sequence genomic DNA carries:
- the LOC129345051 gene encoding chymotrypsin-C-like codes for MFKLVFFALFLAYAHGCGKPAYLPNTSRVVGGEDAKPHSWPWQISLQYNRNGAWSHTCGGTLIDASWVLTAAHCISSSRTYRVVLGKQNLEEEEAGSVAVAVEKLIVHEKWNSFLIVNDIALLKLAEPVEFSDTIQPSCLPAADTLLAQDYPCYVTGWGRLWTNGPISNALQQGLLPIVDHQTCSQRDWWGSSVRTTMVCAGGDGVISGCNGDSGGPLNCQSANTWEVHGIVSFGSGLGCNTAKKPTVFTRVSAYNSWITEKMNQN; via the exons ATGTTCAAGCTGGTCTTTTTTGCCTTGTTCCTGGCATACG CCCACGGCTGCGGCAAACCGGCATATTTGCCAAATACTTCTCGAGTTGTTGGAGGCGAGGACGCCAAACCCCACAGCTGGCCATGGCAG ATCTCCCTTCAGTACAATAGGAATGGTGCCTGGTCCCACACTTGCGGCGGGACCCtcattgatgccagctgggtctTAACCGCTGCCCACTGTATCAG CTCCAGTCGGACCTATCGGGTGGTCCTGGGCAAACAGAACCTCGAAGAAGAAGAGGCCGGTTCTGTGGCTGTTGCTGTGGAGAAACTGATCGTCCACGAAAAATGGAACTCCTTCCTGATTGT GAACGATATTGCTCTGCTCAAACTTGCCGAGCCTGTAGAGTTCAGCGACACGATCCAGCCCTCTTGCCTGCCTGCCGCAGACACCTTGCTGGCTCAGGATTACCCTTGCTACGTCACCGGATGGGGACGCCTCTGGA CGAATGGCCCCATCTCCAACGCCCTTCAGCAGGGTCTGTTGCCCATTGTGGATCACCAGACTTGCAGCCAACGTGACTGGTGGGGTTCCTCAGTCCGGACCACCATGGTGTGTGCAGGAGGAGATGGTGTCATTTCAGGGTGCAAT GGGGATTCTGGCGGTCCTTTGAACTGCCAAAGCGCCAACACTTGGGAAGTTCATGGTATTGTGAGCTTTGGATCTGGGCTGGGCTGCAACACCGCTAAGAAGCCCACTGTTTTCACCCGTGTGTCTGCTTACAACTCCTGGATAACTGAG AAAATGAACCAGAACTGA